The genomic segment TTTCCAGCTTATCCGTCACGGAAGGGGGCGCCAGGTACAGATTCTCGTTCAGAGGCGGCGCCAGCTCCCGCCTGTCCCGGATGCCCTCCAGCCCGGCGGCGAGGATCAGAGAGAACGCCAGATAGGGGTTCACCATGGGATCCGGAGACCGCAGCTGCATCTGCACCTTGTCCCCGGTGGCAGCCGGCAGCCGGATCAGCTGGGAACGGTTCTGGGGAGACCAGCTGATGTACAGGGGCGCATGGTTGGAGCCAAGCCGGTCATAGGAGTTTGCAATGGGGTTCAGAAATGCGGTCATCTCCGCCGACCGGTGGAGGATGCCTGCCATAAACTGTCTGGATGCTTCACTGCGGCTGGCAAACAGGTTCTGCCCCTCCCGCAGCAGGGTCAGATTCACATGCATGCCGCTGCTGCTCTGATCCGGCAGAGGCTTGGGCAGGAAGCATGCGCTCAGACCGTTCCGGGCGGAAATATTCCGCACCACCGTCTGGAAGGTCAGCAGGTTTTCCGCTGCCGCCAGAGGCTCCGCCGTCTTGAAATCGATCTCGTTCTGTCCGCTGCCCACTTCGTGGTGGGAGGTCTCCGGGGTGATGCCCATCTCCTCCAGGCACAGGCAGATCTCCCGGCGCACATTCTCCCCCTTGTCCAGGGGCGCTACATCGCAGTAGCTGCCGCCGTCCAGGGGAATGGCAGTGGGAGCGCCGTTTTCATCGGTCTTGAACAGGTAGAATTCACACTCGGTACCCATCCGGCAGGCGTAATCCATACTCCTGCACTCCTCCACCACCCGTTTCAGCGTAGCACGGGTATCCGACTCAAAAATACTGCCGTCCGGCCGCTTGATGTCGCAGTAGAACCGGATGACGCCGCCATGCTGGGGACGCCAGGGCAGGGCGGACAGGGTGGAAAGCTCCGGCACCAGGAACAGGTCGGATTCGGTCACGTCGGTGAAGCCCGCAATGGCGCTGGCGTCAAAGGGGATACCCTCGTGATAGGCACGGAGCAGCTCGCTGGGCAGGATCGAAATATTCTTCTGCACCCCGTACAGATCGCAGAACGCAAGGCGGATAAATTTCACATCATTCTCCCGCACAAAGGCGGAGATCTCCTGAATGGTCGGCTTCACCGACAGCACCTCCTGAAAGTCGGGAATACCCCACAGCATCTGTGGGGCATTGCCGTTAGTTCACTGTATACAGCCGCTTGTAGGGGTTCTTGGCGTTGGGGCTCAGCCGGTAAAAGGGCTTTGCCAGAATGGTTTCCACAGAAACCCCGAACAGCTTTGCATAATTCTCGATATAGGGCAGGATCTCCTGGGGGTCTGCCTCCTCCACGCACACCTGGGCTGGCAGATTCGTGGGCTTCACGCTGCTGCGGATCCAGATATGCCCCCCGTGCATACCGGTTCC from the Ruminococcus champanellensis 18P13 = JCM 17042 genome contains:
- a CDS encoding glutamine synthetase family protein, with the protein product MKPTIQEISAFVRENDVKFIRLAFCDLYGVQKNISILPSELLRAYHEGIPFDASAIAGFTDVTESDLFLVPELSTLSALPWRPQHGGVIRFYCDIKRPDGSIFESDTRATLKRVVEECRSMDYACRMGTECEFYLFKTDENGAPTAIPLDGGSYCDVAPLDKGENVRREICLCLEEMGITPETSHHEVGSGQNEIDFKTAEPLAAAENLLTFQTVVRNISARNGLSACFLPKPLPDQSSSGMHVNLTLLREGQNLFASRSEASRQFMAGILHRSAEMTAFLNPIANSYDRLGSNHAPLYISWSPQNRSQLIRLPAATGDKVQMQLRSPDPMVNPYLAFSLILAAGLEGIRDRRELAPPLNENLYLAPPSVTDKLEKLPTSLREALSIAEQSDFVHRVLGEKICAHYFAGKRNQL